The nucleotide sequence CAACATGGCTGTAAACTATTATTTattcttacttttctttcttattttcagcTTGAAAAGAAGACTCACTATGAACACAAATCGAACAGCGACTCGAATTACTTCAGTTCTTCGCCGATCATCTACCAAGCGTGTTCTTACTGGTCCTCGACTCAGACAAACTATACGACCCTGCGTAGACGCCTGCGAAGAGCAAGGACTGTTGTCTGCCATCGAAAAGTGTCATCATGCATGTGTGATGAAGCATTTAATCGGAGGAGATTCCCCTGATGTAGGAACAACAAAGGATGACATGCCTGTAATTTTAGCTTCTAAAAATCCAGAGATTCTCGAACTGCTTTTAGAATTCGGATGCGACATCAATCGAACACCCAAAGCTGATACTTCTATTCCATCAAAAAGAACACCTTTGCATTTTGCTGCAGAGTATGGGTACTTAACAAGTGTGAAACTCTTAATTCATTACGGAGCTAATGTCGATGCTCACGATGCAAATAACATCACTCCGTTAATGCTGGCCTGGGACAAATCGCAGGACCATGTAGCAGAGTATCTCCTGAGTGTCTACCTTCGTGACAAAAAAGCTGGCTCTTGGGGACACCATGCTCTGATGCAGTCGTGTCAGAATGGTCAATTAGATTTTGTTCAAATGTTAATTGTCAAGGGACACGTGAATCCTAATGCACATGACCAATACGATGGTTCAACGCCTCTGATTGCTGCAGCTAAATTTGGACATATAGAAATTGTTAGATTTCTTC is from Octopus sinensis linkage group LG7, ASM634580v1, whole genome shotgun sequence and encodes:
- the LOC115214161 gene encoding putative ankyrin repeat protein RBE_0220, whose amino-acid sequence is MGANSSKTEIEEEPKTSLKRRLTMNTNRTATRITSVLRRSSTKRVLTGPRLRQTIRPCVDACEEQGLLSAIEKCHHACVMKHLIGGDSPDVGTTKDDMPVILASKNPEILELLLEFGCDINRTPKADTSIPSKRTPLHFAAEYGYLTSVKLLIHYGANVDAHDANNITPLMLAWDKSQDHVAEYLLSVYLRDKKAGSWGHHALMQSCQNGQLDFVQMLIVKGHVNPNAHDQYDGSTPLIAAAKFGHIEIVRFLLTRNVDATYRDKLRNFTAGDYASVNGHRECWLVLQEASEDLKEDIIVVVQTTNTPQEIVK